The genomic DNA CGAATATCTTCTGTATTGTACAGCTCACCGTTGTATACGAGTGTATATTGAGAACCATCTTTTTCTTTTGTCATCGGCTGCCTACCGCCCTCAGGGTCTACAACAATTAATCGAGTATGCCCGAAAGCTGCATGTGTTGAAGTCCATATTTCCAAAGCATCAGGACCTCGTTTGTTCAAAGTTTGTGCCATTTTATGCACAGTTTTGTTAGCGTGACGTAGATCTTGATTCCAATCAATCCAGCCAGTTATTCCACACATGGTATTCATCCTTTCATCATGCACAAGTCGTTTTTCACACAAGTAGCCCTTATAAATCTAACTTATGCAAAAAAATGAATTGAATGACTTTTAAATAGCTATATATAAGGAATATCACAAGTGTAAAGTACTGTCCTAGCATTTTAAAGATTGTTACCTCTAGATACCTCCTCTTTCACTCCAAATAAAAAAACTGCCTTAGCAGTTTTTTTAACCGAGTACTCCATATCCAAGAATAAATACTAAGATAAGTGCAATAACAAATTGGATAATTGAACCTTTAATTGGCTTACCTTTCGTACCACGAACGAGTGTCATTTCCATTGTTGAAATAACCCATAATCCAACTAAACCTTTTACAATTGCCATTGGAGCCATTTGCCAAACAGCAAACAATAAGTGGGAACCTGTAACCAACACAATAATATACATAAGACGTAAGATCATATGCAAAGCTTTCGGTGGTTGACCTGTTCTTAACTTCATCGCACAGATTATGAATAGAATTAACGTAATTGTCCATCCAGTAACGTGTGAATGTAGCATGATCATAGTAATATTCATATCTTCCCCTCCTTACTAGACTACTAGTACATTATAAACGAACTTATATTAGAAACAAAATTATTATCTATTAATAAAGTTAGATTCATACACAAGCGTTACTTACAGTTATACTAGAATAAAACTTTTAGTTCAACATAAGGTTGCTAGCAATAAATTGAAATAATCCGTTCAAAACAATGTTCTAAAGAAATCTATATTTTATGAGATAATGCAAACGTTATAGCTCATTCAATAGAAATTCTTATAGAGCCTTCACCATTCCTCCATCAACTAATAAAGCTTGACCCGTAACATACGTATTCGCATCTGAACATAAGAACACTGCTGTTGTCGCAAATTCCTCAGGAGTTCCGTAACGACCAAGGGGAATGACAGATTTCGTTCTTTCTATTACTTCTTCCACCGATATACTCTGTTTATCTGCGATAACCTGGTCCAACTGAGCAACGCGGTCTGTCGCAATCCTGCCCGGCCCAAGTGTATTAATTAATATCTTATCAGGAGCAAGCTCAGTAGCTAAACTTTTTGATAATCCAATTACACCTGCTCGAAATGTATTGGATAATATTAGTCCTTCAATTGGTTGTTTAATAGAAGAAGATGCAACATTTAAAATGCGTCCGCCACCTTGACTTCGCATAAATGGGATGACCTCTCGAATTGCACGAATATAACTAAACAAATTCAATTCAAATGCTTTTTGCCAATGTTCATCATCAAAATCATTAAACTTTCCTGCTGGTGGACCACCTGCATTATTAATTAGAATGTCGACACGACCAAAAATATCAACTGTCTTATTAACAAGAAGTTTTATATCTGATGAATTTGTTAATTCACAAGGAAAATA from Bacillus solimangrovi includes the following:
- a CDS encoding DUF1516 family protein; its protein translation is MNITMIMLHSHVTGWTITLILFIICAMKLRTGQPPKALHMILRLMYIIVLVTGSHLLFAVWQMAPMAIVKGLVGLWVISTMEMTLVRGTKGKPIKGSIIQFVIALILVFILGYGVLG
- a CDS encoding SDR family oxidoreductase, with the translated sequence MDLGLKGKVVLVLASSKGLGKAIAAKFAQEGANVMLTSRSETELKAVAEDITKKTGSNVTYFPCELTNSSDIKLLVNKTVDIFGRVDILINNAGGPPAGKFNDFDDEHWQKAFELNLFSYIRAIREVIPFMRSQGGGRILNVASSSIKQPIEGLILSNTFRAGVIGLSKSLATELAPDKILINTLGPGRIATDRVAQLDQVIADKQSISVEEVIERTKSVIPLGRYGTPEEFATTAVFLCSDANTYVTGQALLVDGGMVKAL